In the genome of Pseudoglutamicibacter cumminsii, one region contains:
- a CDS encoding M13 family metallopeptidase: MTSTANAENQTSDVPRPQDDLYRWVHHEWLSTSEIPSDRGAYGVFHELRDRAEADVRDIIEKAVERHRKRASSGEDANDEDAARDARITSLWESFMDEEGIEALGISPVVDLLKKIDNVHDVESLMKLSGELSTVGIDGFFDIGVSNDAKDPDVNLFTIIQGGIGLPDEAYYREDAYQEIREAYRAHIERMLTLFAYPDPAGTALRIFELETAIASHHWDIVKTRDAQARYNKMNSDELLELAPLLRHWFDGSRISEKYWSVVDVWQPSFLEGLNKELIEQPLEAWKELLAFNVMRSRAPYLNKDVVTENWSFYSHILGGATEQRERWKRGVAFVESGVGEDIGQIFIAEHFPPEAKDRMDHLVDRLIEAYRNSINGLDWMGEDTQKRALVKLEKFRTKIGYPSEWIDYSSLDVAADNLVGNVAAIAQFTLKRELQKIEDGVNRELWFMYPQTVNAYYHPLLNEIAFPAAILRPPFFDLHGDDATNFGAIGAVIGHEIGHGFDDQGSRFDGDGTLTDWWTEDDRAAFEARTKNLVEQYGKLVPPEAPEHTVNGELTLGENIGDLGGLGIAHKAYLAEMKVTGRNPEEESDGLTGNQRFFTSWARVWASLSRPEAMVTMVSTDPHSPTEFRANQTARNVDAFHEAFGTQEGDGMWLAPEKRVSIW; the protein is encoded by the coding sequence ATGACTTCTACAGCTAACGCCGAAAACCAAACTAGCGACGTACCTCGTCCACAAGACGACCTCTACCGCTGGGTGCACCACGAATGGCTCTCCACCTCAGAGATCCCATCCGACCGAGGCGCATACGGTGTCTTCCACGAACTCCGCGACCGCGCAGAAGCCGATGTGCGCGACATCATCGAGAAAGCTGTAGAACGCCACCGCAAGCGTGCATCCTCCGGCGAAGACGCCAACGATGAGGATGCAGCGCGCGACGCACGCATCACTAGCCTCTGGGAGTCCTTCATGGATGAAGAGGGCATCGAAGCCCTCGGAATCAGCCCCGTCGTTGACCTGCTGAAGAAGATTGACAACGTCCACGACGTCGAAAGCCTCATGAAGCTCAGCGGAGAGCTTTCAACCGTCGGCATCGACGGATTCTTCGACATCGGGGTGTCCAATGACGCGAAAGACCCGGACGTCAACCTGTTCACCATCATCCAAGGTGGGATCGGTCTGCCGGACGAGGCGTACTACCGCGAGGACGCCTACCAGGAAATCCGTGAAGCGTACCGCGCACACATCGAGCGGATGCTGACCCTGTTCGCCTATCCTGACCCGGCTGGTACCGCACTACGGATCTTCGAACTCGAAACTGCCATCGCGTCACATCACTGGGACATTGTGAAAACCCGTGATGCGCAGGCTCGCTATAACAAGATGAACAGCGACGAACTGCTTGAACTTGCGCCGCTGCTGCGGCACTGGTTCGACGGCTCGCGGATCTCCGAGAAGTACTGGTCCGTCGTAGACGTGTGGCAGCCGAGCTTCCTCGAAGGTCTCAACAAGGAGCTCATCGAACAGCCGCTCGAGGCATGGAAAGAGCTGCTCGCGTTCAACGTGATGCGATCCCGCGCGCCGTACCTGAACAAGGACGTAGTGACCGAGAACTGGTCCTTCTACTCCCATATCCTCGGTGGAGCAACAGAACAGCGCGAACGCTGGAAGCGTGGAGTTGCCTTCGTCGAATCCGGTGTTGGCGAAGACATCGGCCAGATCTTCATTGCCGAGCACTTCCCACCGGAAGCTAAAGACCGCATGGACCACCTCGTCGACCGCTTGATTGAGGCGTACCGGAACTCGATCAACGGCCTCGACTGGATGGGCGAAGACACGCAGAAGCGCGCGCTCGTCAAGCTCGAGAAGTTCCGCACCAAGATCGGGTACCCGAGCGAATGGATTGACTACAGCTCGCTCGACGTAGCGGCCGACAACCTCGTCGGTAACGTTGCCGCGATCGCGCAGTTCACGCTCAAGCGCGAACTGCAGAAGATCGAGGACGGCGTCAACCGCGAACTGTGGTTCATGTATCCACAGACAGTCAACGCGTACTACCACCCGTTGCTCAACGAAATCGCGTTCCCAGCAGCGATCCTCCGCCCACCGTTCTTTGACCTCCACGGCGACGACGCGACCAACTTCGGTGCTATCGGCGCGGTGATCGGCCACGAAATCGGGCACGGCTTTGACGATCAAGGCTCCCGTTTCGATGGCGACGGAACGCTCACCGACTGGTGGACAGAAGACGACCGTGCAGCGTTCGAAGCGCGCACCAAGAACCTCGTTGAACAGTACGGCAAGCTCGTGCCGCCGGAAGCGCCAGAGCACACCGTCAACGGCGAACTGACCCTCGGTGAGAACATCGGCGACCTCGGCGGCCTCGGCATCGCACACAAGGCCTACCTCGCCGAGATGAAAGTGACCGGCCGCAACCCTGAGGAAGAGAGCGACGGGCTGACCGGGAACCAGCGGTTCTTCACATCGTGGGCACGCGTCTGGGCGAGCCTCTCGCGACCAGAAGCGATGGTCACCATGGTCTCAACCGATCCGCACTCGCCAACCGAATTCCGCGCAAACCAGACCGCCCGCAACGTCGATGCCTTCCACGAAGCCTTCGGCACCCAGGAAGGCGACGGCATGTGGCTCGCGCCTGAGAAACGCGTCAGCATCTGGTGA
- the lysS gene encoding lysine--tRNA ligase, with product MTANANSSETTSTVDNRDQRAVRLAKRQEILDSGKEAYPVGVRRTHSLATVREYWAHLASGEETDDVVGVVGRVVYQRNTGKLCFATLQEGGEDGSTVQLQVMISLAEVGEEALEDFKHLVDLGDHVFFEGRVISSRRGELSIMAQRWEMASKALRPLPVLHADLNEETRVRQRYADLIVREEARQMIYKRAAITRAIRRVLESHGYVEVETPMLQLIHGGAAARPFETHLNAFDQDMTLRIATELFLKRTVVGGVNRVYEMGRIFRNEGVDSTHSPEFTTLEFYEAYADQFIMAARLKEIILAAAEEIGCGLQIPGPNGTTIDLSGDWDWLSVYPGLSEAVGREITPETSIDVLKEVAAEHNVDWDENWDEQNAVIELFGEIVEPNLINPTFVYDYPPAAQPLARPHRSKDGVIEAWDLIIGGMERGTAFSELIDPVIQRDRLTHQSELAAGGDPEAMQLDEDFLRALEYGAPPMGGTGLGVDRLVMLFTNVGIRETILYPLLKPEA from the coding sequence GTGACTGCCAACGCTAATTCTTCTGAGACGACATCGACCGTTGACAACCGCGACCAGCGCGCCGTGCGCCTGGCCAAACGTCAAGAAATCCTTGACTCCGGCAAGGAAGCGTACCCAGTAGGGGTACGCCGCACGCACTCCCTCGCGACCGTACGCGAATACTGGGCGCACCTTGCAAGCGGTGAAGAAACCGACGACGTCGTGGGTGTCGTTGGTCGCGTTGTGTACCAGCGCAACACCGGCAAGCTGTGCTTCGCAACCCTGCAAGAAGGCGGAGAGGACGGCTCAACCGTCCAGTTGCAGGTCATGATCTCGCTCGCGGAAGTCGGTGAGGAAGCGCTTGAGGACTTCAAGCACCTCGTCGACCTCGGCGACCACGTGTTCTTTGAAGGACGTGTGATCTCCTCCCGCCGCGGCGAACTCTCCATCATGGCTCAGCGCTGGGAGATGGCCTCCAAAGCGTTGCGTCCGCTGCCAGTACTGCACGCCGACCTCAACGAAGAGACCCGCGTTCGCCAGCGCTACGCAGACCTCATCGTGCGTGAAGAAGCACGCCAGATGATCTACAAGCGCGCCGCAATCACTCGTGCGATCCGCCGCGTGCTCGAGTCTCACGGCTACGTCGAAGTTGAGACCCCGATGCTGCAGCTCATCCACGGCGGTGCCGCGGCACGCCCATTCGAGACACACCTCAATGCGTTCGACCAGGACATGACTCTGCGCATCGCGACCGAACTGTTCCTCAAACGCACCGTCGTCGGTGGCGTGAACCGCGTCTACGAAATGGGCCGCATCTTCCGCAATGAAGGCGTCGACTCGACGCACTCGCCAGAGTTCACCACACTCGAGTTCTATGAAGCGTACGCAGACCAGTTCATCATGGCTGCACGTCTCAAAGAAATCATCCTTGCCGCCGCCGAAGAAATCGGTTGCGGCCTGCAGATCCCAGGACCAAACGGAACCACCATCGACCTGTCCGGCGACTGGGACTGGTTGAGCGTTTACCCGGGCCTTTCCGAAGCCGTGGGGCGCGAGATCACCCCTGAGACCAGCATCGACGTTCTTAAGGAAGTTGCGGCAGAGCACAACGTTGACTGGGATGAGAACTGGGACGAACAGAACGCAGTGATCGAGCTGTTCGGCGAGATCGTGGAACCAAACCTCATCAACCCGACGTTCGTCTACGACTACCCGCCAGCGGCCCAGCCGCTCGCCCGCCCGCACCGTTCCAAGGACGGCGTGATCGAGGCATGGGACCTCATCATCGGTGGCATGGAGCGCGGTACCGCGTTCTCCGAGCTGATCGACCCAGTGATCCAGCGCGACCGTTTGACGCACCAGTCCGAACTCGCGGCAGGCGGCGACCCTGAAGCGATGCAGCTCGACGAAGACTTCCTGCGCGCCCTCGAATACGGCGCACCACCAATGGGTGGTACCGGCCTTGGCGTTGACCGCCTCGTCATGCTGTTCACCAACGTGGGCATCCGAGAAACTATCCTCTACCCGCTCTTGAAGCCGGAGGCATAA
- a CDS encoding histone-like nucleoid-structuring protein Lsr2 codes for MARQVQVTLIDDIDGTPADSTVYFGFEGLHYEIDLSQANLNKLRDFLRPYIKAGRRSAPRSSDEAARIRAWAKDKGYEVSNRGRLHHDIIAKYREAHRA; via the coding sequence ATGGCACGTCAAGTTCAAGTCACCCTCATTGACGATATCGACGGCACGCCAGCGGACTCCACCGTCTACTTCGGTTTCGAAGGCTTGCACTACGAGATCGATCTTTCGCAAGCCAACCTCAACAAGCTACGCGACTTCCTGCGCCCCTACATCAAAGCAGGACGCAGGTCAGCGCCGCGCTCGTCCGATGAAGCTGCACGCATCCGCGCATGGGCAAAAGACAAAGGCTATGAAGTCTCCAACCGCGGCCGCCTGCACCACGACATCATCGCTAAATACCGCGAAGCGCACCGCGCATAA
- a CDS encoding ATP-dependent Clp protease ATP-binding subunit — MFERFTDRARRVVVLAQEEARMLNHTYIGTEHILLGLIHEGEGVAAKSLESLNVTLGAVREQVQEIIGQGSQAPTGHIPFTPRAKKVLELSLREALQLGHNYIGTEHILLGLIREGEGTAAQVLNSLGADPQAVRQEVIQLISGYHSSKEPAGAGGGSRDQKEGTPSGSAVLDQFGRNLTAAARENKLDPVIGREHEMERVMQVLSRRTKNNPVLIGEPGVGKTAVVEGLAQAIVRGDVPETLKDKHLYTLDLGSLVAGSRYRGDFEERLKKVLKEIRTRGDIILFIDEIHTLVGAGAAEGAIDAASILKPMLARGELQTIGATTLDEYRKHIEKDAALERRFQPIQVPEPSVELTVEILRGLRDKYEAHHRVSITDEALQSAAQLAHRYISDRFLPDKAVDLIDEAGARLRIQRMTAPPELKEMDQKIADIRREKESAIDAQDFEGAAKLRDEEQRLITERQEKEAAWKNGDLDEISEVTPEVIAEVLASSTGIPVVQLTEEESTRLLNMEDELHKRIIGQDEAIKSIARSIRRTRAGLKDPNRPGGSFIFAGPTGVGKTELAKALAEFMFGDEDALITLDMSEYAEKHTVSRLFGAPPGYVGYEEGGQLTEKVRRRPFSIVLFDEVEKAHADLFNSLLQILEDGRLTDSQGRVVDFKNTIIIMTTNLGTRDISKGVMTGFQSTTDVQTGYERMQAKVQEELRQHFRPEFLNRVDDIVVFPQLQHSEIVQIVDLFTDRLSERLNERSISLKVTQPARDLLADRGFDPAMGARPLRRTIQRDVEDPLSEKILFGELLPGQTVVVDVEGEEGSRKLTFTAVDGPDQLEGKATPAAILAGSTEPTGTNESESGTGEAGTGEAGTSEVGADESGSDEAGADDRA; from the coding sequence ATGTTCGAACGTTTTACCGACCGTGCCCGTCGTGTTGTGGTGCTCGCCCAAGAAGAGGCGCGCATGCTCAATCACACCTACATCGGCACCGAACATATCCTGCTCGGCCTCATCCACGAAGGTGAAGGCGTAGCAGCTAAGTCCCTAGAATCCCTCAACGTAACGCTCGGAGCGGTACGTGAGCAGGTCCAGGAAATCATTGGCCAGGGCTCCCAAGCCCCAACAGGTCATATCCCTTTCACCCCACGCGCCAAGAAAGTCCTCGAACTTTCGCTGCGTGAAGCCCTCCAGCTGGGCCACAACTACATCGGTACCGAGCACATCCTCCTCGGCCTGATCCGCGAAGGCGAAGGTACCGCCGCGCAGGTTCTCAACAGCCTCGGCGCAGACCCACAGGCTGTCCGCCAGGAAGTCATCCAGCTCATCTCCGGCTACCACTCCTCCAAGGAACCAGCCGGAGCAGGTGGCGGCTCCCGCGACCAGAAGGAAGGAACCCCATCCGGTTCCGCAGTCCTCGACCAGTTCGGCCGCAACCTGACCGCCGCAGCACGCGAGAACAAACTCGACCCCGTCATCGGGCGCGAACACGAGATGGAACGCGTCATGCAGGTCCTGTCTCGCCGCACCAAGAACAACCCTGTTCTCATCGGTGAACCAGGCGTTGGTAAGACCGCCGTCGTTGAAGGGCTCGCGCAAGCGATCGTGCGTGGCGACGTGCCGGAGACCCTCAAGGACAAGCACCTCTACACGCTCGACCTGGGCTCCCTCGTGGCTGGCTCCCGCTATCGCGGTGACTTCGAAGAGCGCCTCAAGAAGGTCCTGAAGGAGATCCGTACCCGCGGCGACATCATCCTCTTCATCGACGAAATCCACACCCTCGTCGGTGCAGGTGCCGCCGAAGGCGCGATCGACGCCGCAAGCATCCTCAAGCCGATGCTCGCGCGCGGTGAACTCCAGACGATCGGCGCAACCACGCTCGACGAGTACCGCAAACACATCGAAAAGGACGCCGCCCTCGAGCGCCGCTTCCAGCCGATCCAGGTTCCGGAACCATCCGTCGAGCTCACCGTCGAGATCCTGCGCGGCCTCCGTGACAAGTACGAGGCACACCACCGCGTCTCCATCACCGACGAAGCGCTGCAGTCCGCGGCCCAGCTCGCGCACCGCTACATCTCCGACCGCTTCCTGCCAGACAAGGCCGTCGACCTCATCGACGAAGCCGGCGCACGCCTGCGCATCCAGCGCATGACCGCGCCACCGGAGCTCAAGGAAATGGACCAAAAAATCGCGGACATCCGCCGCGAAAAGGAATCAGCGATCGACGCGCAAGACTTCGAAGGCGCAGCCAAGCTCCGCGACGAAGAACAGCGCCTCATCACCGAACGCCAGGAGAAGGAAGCCGCGTGGAAGAACGGCGACCTCGACGAAATCTCTGAGGTCACCCCAGAGGTCATCGCTGAGGTCCTCGCGTCCTCGACCGGCATCCCAGTTGTGCAGCTCACCGAAGAAGAGTCCACGCGACTGCTCAACATGGAAGACGAACTGCACAAGCGCATCATCGGCCAGGACGAAGCGATCAAATCGATCGCGCGTTCGATCCGCCGCACCCGTGCAGGCCTCAAAGACCCGAACCGCCCAGGCGGCTCGTTCATCTTCGCAGGCCCAACCGGTGTGGGTAAGACGGAGCTCGCTAAAGCGCTCGCCGAATTCATGTTTGGTGACGAGGACGCCCTCATCACCCTCGACATGTCCGAATACGCTGAGAAGCACACCGTTTCTCGCCTGTTTGGTGCCCCTCCGGGCTACGTCGGCTACGAAGAAGGCGGCCAGCTGACAGAAAAGGTACGCCGCCGCCCGTTCTCGATCGTGCTGTTCGACGAGGTTGAGAAGGCTCACGCCGATCTCTTCAACTCGCTACTGCAGATCCTCGAAGACGGTCGCCTGACCGACTCCCAGGGCCGCGTGGTCGACTTCAAGAACACGATCATCATCATGACCACCAACCTCGGTACCCGCGACATCTCCAAGGGCGTCATGACTGGCTTCCAGTCCACAACCGACGTCCAGACGGGATACGAGCGCATGCAGGCCAAAGTCCAGGAAGAACTGCGCCAGCACTTCCGGCCAGAGTTCCTGAACCGCGTCGACGACATCGTGGTGTTCCCGCAGCTACAGCACAGCGAGATCGTCCAGATCGTGGACCTGTTCACCGACCGGCTCTCCGAACGCCTCAACGAACGTTCAATTTCGCTCAAGGTCACGCAGCCAGCCCGCGACCTGCTCGCAGACCGTGGTTTCGACCCAGCGATGGGCGCCCGCCCACTGCGCCGCACCATCCAACGCGACGTCGAAGACCCACTCTCCGAGAAGATCCTCTTCGGCGAACTGCTGCCAGGCCAGACCGTTGTGGTCGACGTCGAAGGCGAAGAAGGTTCACGCAAGCTGACTTTCACCGCCGTCGACGGGCCAGATCAGCTCGAAGGTAAGGCCACCCCGGCCGCAATCCTGGCGGGATCGACCGAACCAACCGGCACGAACGAGTCTGAGTCCGGCACAGGCGAGGCCGGTACGGGTGAGGCCGGTACGAGTGAGGTAGGCGCCGACGAATCCGGCTCGGATGAGGCAGGCGCCGATGACCGCGCCTAA
- a CDS encoding amino-acid N-acetyltransferase, protein MATPATNNPSTITVRPARSQDVTYIRELVRPYAEQRILLEKEAVAYYEALQEFRVAEDADGRIIGCGAFHVMWEDIGEIRTLAVHPDAAGHGCGGMLLEHLLQDARELGIHRVFCLTFEVEFFKKHGFEVMDQQDAVAPEVFQELLRSHDDGVAEFLDLARVKQNTLGNTRMITTLTDVEERITPLVSRK, encoded by the coding sequence ATGGCAACCCCCGCAACAAACAACCCCAGCACGATCACCGTCCGGCCAGCCCGGTCGCAGGACGTCACCTACATCCGCGAACTCGTGCGTCCATACGCCGAGCAACGCATCTTGCTCGAAAAAGAAGCCGTAGCGTACTACGAAGCACTTCAAGAGTTCCGGGTTGCCGAAGACGCCGACGGCCGCATCATCGGATGCGGCGCCTTCCACGTCATGTGGGAAGACATCGGCGAAATCCGAACCCTCGCAGTCCACCCGGACGCGGCCGGACACGGATGCGGCGGCATGCTACTTGAACATCTGCTCCAGGACGCCCGCGAACTAGGCATCCACCGCGTCTTCTGCCTCACGTTCGAAGTCGAATTCTTCAAAAAACACGGCTTCGAAGTCATGGACCAACAAGACGCCGTTGCGCCCGAAGTGTTCCAAGAACTCTTGCGCTCCCACGACGACGGTGTCGCAGAATTCCTCGACCTCGCACGCGTCAAGCAAAACACCCTCGGCAACACCCGCATGATCACCACGCTCACCGATGTCGAAGAACGCATCACGCCACTCGTGAGCCGCAAGTAA
- a CDS encoding A/G-specific adenine glycosylase — translation MSDVSHPNHDPATHAAGHSDPDAAPASTVRARVNEWFLANGRDLPWRRPDATAWGILVSEIMLQQTPVVRVQPVWEEWMERWPTPHDLAAEPAGEVLRAWGRLGYPRRALRLHACAQAIATEHDGVVPNDLPTLLSLPGVGEYTAAAVACFAYRIPATVVETNIRRVIGRIFHAKALPGPTMTRAQYRAAQALMSAHPNEAGDAADAHYSPPEVTEANTWNAASMELGALVCTARNPRCGECPVESLCAWVAAGKPAADYVPRGQAWHGTDRQVRGRMMAVLRESDGPVPYEMMATRDGAERAASAVTESRLRSALVELALLSADDEQRASCVRGLVEDGLAVLTSGGEVSLPG, via the coding sequence ATGTCAGACGTGTCCCACCCGAACCATGACCCCGCAACACACGCCGCCGGCCACTCAGACCCGGATGCCGCCCCCGCCTCCACCGTTCGGGCGCGCGTCAACGAATGGTTCCTCGCCAACGGCCGCGATCTCCCCTGGCGCCGCCCCGACGCAACCGCGTGGGGCATCCTCGTTTCGGAAATCATGTTGCAACAAACCCCGGTCGTGCGGGTTCAACCCGTATGGGAAGAGTGGATGGAGCGCTGGCCAACTCCACACGACCTCGCGGCGGAACCTGCCGGCGAAGTTCTACGCGCCTGGGGACGTTTAGGCTATCCGCGCCGAGCGCTACGCCTGCACGCGTGCGCTCAAGCGATCGCCACAGAACACGACGGCGTAGTCCCCAACGACCTCCCCACACTCTTATCCCTTCCGGGCGTCGGCGAATACACTGCCGCGGCCGTCGCTTGTTTCGCCTACCGCATCCCGGCAACCGTTGTGGAGACGAATATCCGCAGAGTTATCGGCCGGATTTTTCACGCGAAAGCGCTCCCAGGGCCAACGATGACGCGGGCTCAGTACCGCGCGGCCCAAGCGTTGATGTCCGCGCACCCGAACGAAGCCGGCGACGCCGCGGATGCCCACTACTCTCCGCCGGAGGTCACGGAGGCGAACACGTGGAATGCGGCGTCGATGGAGTTGGGTGCGTTGGTGTGCACGGCACGTAACCCTCGTTGCGGGGAGTGTCCGGTGGAGTCGTTGTGTGCGTGGGTTGCGGCGGGGAAACCGGCCGCGGATTATGTTCCGCGTGGTCAGGCTTGGCATGGGACGGATCGGCAGGTGCGTGGCCGTATGATGGCGGTTCTGCGTGAGTCGGATGGTCCCGTCCCGTACGAGATGATGGCGACCCGCGACGGCGCCGAGCGTGCCGCGTCAGCCGTCACGGAGTCGCGGTTGCGGTCTGCTTTGGTTGAGTTGGCGTTGCTTTCCGCGGACGATGAGCAGCGGGCTTCGTGTGTGCGTGGACTTGTTGAGGATGGGCTCGCGGTGTTGACCTCGGGGGGCGAGGTGTCACTCCCGGGGTAA
- the disA gene encoding DNA integrity scanning diadenylate cyclase DisA — translation MQPEQAETLRQVMVKIAPGTELRDGLERILRGRTGALIVLGFDRGIEQLTTGGFPIDIEFSPTRLRELAKMDGAIILSKDLTRILHAGIHLVPDPTIPATETGTRHRTAEQTSIQTGYPVIAVSQSMNTITIYVDGQRHQLEGSETILARATQALSTLERYKTRLVEVTNALSNQEIENVVKVRDVATVIQRLEMVRRISEEIRRDILELGVNGRLVGLHLEELSTGAGPSLSVVLRDYANAARRAGMGDTIVDINQIEQQLAALDSPHLVDLGQIAMLLGFPDGASDLDHHVEPRGFRLLSGITSLPQHLVERVVQRFDGLQELMAANVDDLQKIEGIGEGRARSVREGLSRFAEDSLLERYR, via the coding sequence CTGCAGCCCGAACAGGCTGAGACACTACGACAAGTGATGGTCAAAATCGCGCCAGGTACTGAGTTGCGTGATGGTCTTGAACGGATCCTCCGTGGCCGCACCGGGGCGCTCATCGTGTTGGGTTTCGACCGAGGCATCGAACAGCTGACCACTGGCGGGTTCCCTATCGATATCGAGTTCTCACCAACCCGGCTACGCGAACTCGCGAAAATGGACGGCGCGATCATCCTCTCCAAAGATCTGACCCGCATCCTTCATGCCGGCATTCACCTGGTTCCTGACCCGACCATCCCTGCTACCGAAACTGGCACCCGCCACCGCACCGCGGAACAAACCTCAATCCAAACCGGCTACCCCGTGATCGCGGTGTCCCAGTCGATGAACACCATCACGATCTACGTTGACGGGCAAAGGCACCAGTTAGAAGGGTCGGAAACGATCCTTGCGCGCGCAACCCAGGCACTATCAACGCTCGAACGTTACAAGACCCGCTTGGTTGAGGTCACCAACGCACTGTCCAATCAAGAGATCGAAAACGTTGTCAAGGTGCGTGACGTCGCCACGGTGATCCAGCGGCTCGAAATGGTGCGCCGTATTTCAGAAGAGATCCGCCGCGACATCCTCGAACTCGGCGTGAACGGGCGGCTAGTCGGCCTGCACCTCGAGGAACTCAGCACAGGTGCCGGGCCATCCCTATCGGTTGTTTTGCGTGACTACGCGAATGCAGCTCGGCGGGCAGGGATGGGTGACACGATCGTCGACATCAACCAGATTGAGCAGCAACTCGCCGCCCTGGACTCTCCGCACCTGGTTGACCTCGGGCAGATCGCGATGCTCCTGGGCTTCCCGGATGGAGCTTCAGATCTTGACCACCACGTGGAGCCGCGTGGGTTCCGTCTGCTTTCCGGCATCACATCGTTGCCGCAGCATCTGGTTGAACGCGTTGTCCAACGTTTCGACGGTTTGCAGGAACTCATGGCCGCCAATGTCGATGATTTGCAGAAGATCGAAGGCATCGGTGAGGGGCGGGCCCGCAGCGTACGTGAGGGGCTCAGCCGCTTCGCTGAAGACAGCTTGTTGGAACGGTACCGCTAA
- the radA gene encoding DNA repair protein RadA: MSSTGKKTSRKSSEFRCHECGWATVKWVGRCPECGTWGSVEEVGPELGQLTQVRSVSKPAQKIADIDSQPAVHRPTGVGEFDRVLGGGLVPGAVILLAGEPGVGKSTLLIDAAARSARSGLKVLYISGEESAAQVKLRAERIGAISDELYLTSETDLGTALGQVEQIDPDLLIVDSVQTLASAEVSGSAGGVSQVREVASALIGTAKTKGITTIVVGHVTKEGTIAGPRLLEHLVDVVCQFEGEKHSRLRLLRAVKNRYGPTDEVGCFDLTDSGIEGLADPSGLFRTRTIQPVPGTCLTITVEGRRPLIAEVQALVTSATTPSPRRSTTGLDSSRVSMLLAILESRAGLALGQTDCFVATVGGVRLSEPAIDLAACLAVASAVAEHPLDQRMIVFGEVGLAGEVRAVQDVNRRIAEAHRLGYQRAIVPASPNGPGKIPEGMDVRTVTSLAEALHLAGFTPAGERS, from the coding sequence TTAAGTGGGTTGGTCGCTGCCCGGAGTGCGGGACGTGGGGTTCTGTTGAAGAGGTTGGCCCTGAGCTGGGTCAGCTGACTCAAGTGCGGTCGGTGAGTAAGCCTGCGCAGAAGATCGCTGACATCGACTCGCAACCGGCGGTGCATCGGCCCACCGGTGTGGGCGAGTTCGACCGCGTTCTGGGTGGTGGCTTGGTTCCGGGTGCCGTCATCTTGTTGGCTGGTGAGCCTGGGGTAGGTAAGTCGACGCTGCTGATCGACGCGGCGGCGCGGTCTGCACGTTCTGGTTTGAAGGTTCTGTACATCTCGGGTGAGGAATCTGCCGCGCAGGTTAAGTTGAGGGCAGAGCGCATCGGCGCGATCTCAGACGAACTGTATTTGACGTCGGAAACTGATCTAGGGACGGCGTTGGGTCAGGTCGAACAGATCGACCCTGACTTGTTGATCGTGGATTCGGTCCAGACGTTGGCGTCAGCCGAAGTTTCAGGGTCCGCAGGAGGGGTATCGCAGGTTCGTGAAGTGGCCTCCGCGTTGATCGGAACCGCGAAAACCAAAGGCATCACCACAATTGTGGTGGGGCACGTGACCAAGGAAGGCACCATCGCGGGGCCCCGACTCCTTGAACACCTCGTGGATGTTGTGTGCCAGTTTGAGGGCGAGAAACACTCACGCTTGCGGCTCTTGCGGGCCGTCAAAAACCGGTACGGCCCCACCGACGAGGTCGGGTGCTTTGACCTGACAGATTCAGGAATCGAAGGGCTAGCGGACCCTTCAGGGCTGTTCCGCACGCGAACCATCCAACCCGTCCCAGGGACGTGCCTCACTATAACCGTTGAGGGGCGCCGTCCACTCATCGCAGAAGTACAGGCGTTGGTGACGTCAGCGACCACGCCGTCGCCGCGTCGTAGTACCACCGGTTTAGACTCCTCGCGGGTTTCGATGCTGTTAGCTATTTTGGAGTCGCGTGCAGGGCTCGCTCTGGGGCAAACGGATTGTTTCGTCGCGACGGTCGGTGGAGTCCGGTTGTCCGAACCGGCGATTGATCTTGCCGCGTGCCTCGCTGTCGCTTCTGCTGTAGCTGAGCATCCCTTGGATCAACGCATGATTGTGTTCGGTGAAGTTGGCCTTGCTGGCGAAGTGCGTGCCGTGCAGGATGTTAACCGGCGTATAGCCGAAGCACATCGTTTGGGATATCAGCGGGCCATCGTCCCAGCCTCCCCGAACGGGCCAGGAAAAATCCCGGAAGGCATGGACGTCCGGACCGTAACAAGCCTCGCGGAAGCCCTCCACCTGGCGGGCTTCACCCCCGCGGGCGAGCGCTCCTAA